From the genome of Nitrosopumilus sp., one region includes:
- a CDS encoding 50S ribosomal protein L15e, with protein sequence MPSYQDQTWIRLWKENSPEIRERVIGWRKQAAVTRIDKPSRLQRARRLGYKAKQGIIVVRMRVGTGGMRKQRPTGGRRPKHLGVTRIKADDDMKTVANRRVLERYPNMKLLGSYFIYKDGKHYWFEVILADPDHPRIAQDKELNKRVPKSA encoded by the coding sequence ATGCCTAGTTATCAAGATCAAACGTGGATCAGACTTTGGAAGGAAAATTCCCCTGAAATACGTGAGCGCGTAATTGGATGGCGTAAGCAAGCAGCAGTTACACGTATTGACAAGCCTAGCAGACTACAAAGGGCTAGAAGATTAGGCTACAAGGCAAAACAGGGTATCATTGTCGTTAGAATGAGAGTTGGAACTGGAGGTATGAGAAAACAAAGACCTACTGGTGGCAGAAGACCAAAGCATCTTGGTGTTACAAGAATCAAGGCTGATGATGACATGAAGACTGTCGCAAACAGAAGAGTCCTTGAGAGGTATCCAAACATGAAACTTTTAGGTTCTTACTTTATCTATAAAGACGGAAAGCATTATTGGTTTGAGGTAATCTTGGCGGATCCTGATCATCCAAGAATTGCTCAAGATAAAGAACTGAACAAAAGAGTTCCAAAGTCTGCCTAA
- a CDS encoding thr operon leader peptide, whose protein sequence is MNRHTAITAIAIAVIVISIAHSGLSIVGAQQLEYRWDNPGEFNFFTMLNEGEMEFCNAMPFWTTFQKFEISAFYQSDHLGSYVVKPLTMSPYSSTIQEGNFASDAISETQHIFMTFDFMFNGGNIRLDPNQFIIAVTTDTPILGIIPYSSTIQMSGFDLDKTMNSEDLSCD, encoded by the coding sequence ATGAACAGACATACGGCAATCACCGCAATAGCAATAGCTGTAATTGTGATTTCAATTGCCCATTCAGGACTAAGCATTGTAGGAGCACAGCAACTAGAATACAGATGGGATAATCCAGGAGAATTTAATTTTTTTACAATGCTAAATGAGGGCGAAATGGAATTTTGCAACGCGATGCCGTTTTGGACTACCTTTCAAAAATTTGAGATATCTGCATTTTATCAATCAGATCATCTAGGCTCGTATGTTGTAAAACCATTAACAATGAGTCCGTATTCATCTACAATACAAGAGGGAAATTTTGCATCAGATGCAATATCAGAAACTCAGCACATTTTCATGACATTTGATTTCATGTTCAATGGTGGGAATATCAGACTTGATCCCAACCAGTTCATCATTGCAGTAACCACGGACACGCCAATACTAGGAATAATTCCGTATTCATCTACGATTCAGATGTCAGGATTTGATTTAGATAAAACTATGAACTCAGAAGACTTGTCTTGCGATTAA
- a CDS encoding 3-phosphoglycerate dehydrogenase, with the protein MGFDESVLICDEVDPILNKILNDNGLKVSYEPTITPEQILEKISSFNIIIVRSRTTVTKEMIDKADNCKIIARVGVGLDNVDQDAAKAKNIRVINAVEGAMNAVAELVLGLMLSLARQTGRGDRAIRDGRWLKKELKGTELRGKYLGIIGLGNIGKRLGRLARALNMNIIGYDVLPIDEEFSKEVGLMKADLSTLLQSSDYVSIHVPLLDSTHHLLNAQKMSTMKKTAKIINTSRGGVVDEDALYDALKNGTLGGAALDVFEKEPATGHKLAELDNVILTPHIGAQTKEAQSLAANVIAEKIVMILRGVI; encoded by the coding sequence ATGGGTTTTGATGAGTCCGTTTTAATCTGTGATGAAGTGGACCCTATTCTCAATAAAATTCTAAATGACAACGGTCTGAAGGTTTCATATGAACCGACAATTACTCCTGAACAGATTTTAGAAAAAATTTCTAGTTTTAACATCATAATCGTTCGAAGTCGAACTACTGTAACCAAAGAAATGATTGACAAAGCAGATAACTGTAAGATAATTGCACGCGTTGGAGTTGGACTTGACAATGTTGATCAGGACGCTGCCAAGGCAAAAAATATCCGCGTAATTAATGCCGTTGAAGGTGCAATGAATGCTGTTGCAGAATTGGTGTTGGGTCTGATGCTATCTCTTGCAAGACAAACCGGAAGAGGTGATAGGGCAATCAGAGATGGAAGATGGCTCAAAAAAGAACTCAAGGGGACAGAACTCCGGGGAAAATATCTTGGAATTATTGGTTTGGGAAATATTGGAAAAAGATTGGGCAGACTTGCACGTGCACTTAACATGAATATCATCGGATATGATGTGCTTCCTATTGATGAGGAGTTCTCAAAAGAAGTTGGATTGATGAAAGCCGACTTGAGTACCCTTTTACAAAGTTCTGACTATGTCTCAATTCACGTTCCCCTGTTAGATTCTACACATCATCTTCTTAATGCACAAAAAATGTCTACGATGAAAAAGACTGCAAAAATCATCAACACGTCTAGGGGAGGTGTTGTTGACGAAGATGCTCTTTATGATGCGCTCAAAAATGGAACCCTTGGAGGTGCAGCTTTGGACGTATTTGAAAAAGAACCTGCAACCGGACATAAATTGGCTGAATTGGATAACGTCATTTTGACACCTCACATAGGTGCTCAGACAAAAGAAGCTCAGTCTCTGGCTGCCAACGTAATTGCCGAAAAAATTGTCATGATACTTCGTGGCGTAATTTAG
- a CDS encoding multicopper oxidase domain-containing protein, translating into MLFTVTAIAVMATALLGSTYTQTQIAGQSLDITKMDVDVIEQIHQMGGLQLVMPQAFAETDCGALADTGRNVVEFNLTGESVELPIMGGKTYNAMTFSGQVPGPTLRVTQGDVVQMTLTIPSGEVTGHGNDMHSSQMTALAFDSVNPGETSQYCYIAESAGVFKYHCSGVHLIGMDQHVFSGMYGIAIVDPANGYKKLMVEKTSGSGELDRQFYDADALEFQLQFNQLYLNEDGNYDAGAMFQHHNSATVVNGMQFGYVPNMLHNILLKGDANKNIFVAQPWNGLELEHMQSQLMYVENDQHVRLFVENHGNEPVFFHIVGEILDRVTQGNRVQSAATETWLLGGSQNMIVDVVFDEPGVYAFVNHDYAAIYTGGIGLFVAGDPFGLNPRLIDAGILTDAVPSYAYALGNPSDAVPPMGANSIAHPAVNIHGLYTDDVVSEMRDAGMIPLWEVIPTLPPVP; encoded by the coding sequence ATGCTCTTTACAGTTACCGCGATAGCTGTAATGGCAACAGCCTTACTCGGAAGCACATACACACAAACCCAGATTGCTGGACAATCACTAGATATCACCAAAATGGATGTCGATGTGATTGAACAAATCCATCAAATGGGCGGTTTACAGCTAGTAATGCCTCAAGCATTCGCAGAAACTGATTGTGGTGCACTTGCAGATACTGGACGCAACGTAGTTGAGTTCAATCTCACTGGTGAAAGTGTCGAACTCCCAATCATGGGCGGTAAGACATACAACGCCATGACCTTTAGTGGACAAGTCCCAGGACCAACACTAAGAGTTACACAAGGCGATGTCGTACAAATGACACTGACAATTCCATCAGGTGAAGTTACCGGTCACGGTAACGACATGCACTCATCACAAATGACAGCATTAGCTTTTGATTCCGTTAATCCGGGAGAGACAAGCCAATACTGTTACATTGCTGAATCCGCAGGCGTTTTCAAATACCACTGTTCCGGTGTTCACTTGATCGGAATGGACCAACACGTATTTTCCGGCATGTACGGAATTGCAATCGTTGATCCGGCCAACGGATACAAGAAATTGATGGTGGAGAAGACAAGCGGAAGCGGCGAGCTAGACAGACAGTTCTACGATGCAGACGCATTGGAGTTCCAACTACAGTTCAACCAATTGTACCTTAATGAGGATGGCAATTATGACGCAGGAGCAATGTTCCAGCATCATAACTCTGCAACCGTCGTTAACGGAATGCAATTTGGCTATGTTCCAAACATGTTACACAACATCCTTCTAAAGGGTGATGCAAACAAAAACATCTTTGTCGCACAGCCATGGAATGGTCTTGAACTAGAACATATGCAATCACAACTCATGTATGTTGAAAATGATCAACACGTGAGACTCTTTGTTGAAAACCACGGTAACGAACCTGTATTTTTCCACATTGTTGGAGAAATTTTGGACAGAGTTACCCAAGGTAACAGAGTCCAATCCGCAGCAACTGAAACATGGTTACTTGGAGGTTCACAAAACATGATTGTAGATGTGGTATTTGACGAACCAGGTGTTTACGCATTTGTAAACCATGACTATGCAGCAATTTACACTGGCGGTATTGGTCTATTCGTTGCAGGTGATCCATTCGGATTAAACCCAAGATTGATTGATGCAGGTATCTTAACTGATGCTGTACCATCATATGCATACGCATTAGGCAATCCAAGTGATGCTGTCCCACCAATGGGAGCAAACAGTATTGCACATCCAGCAGTAAACATACATGGTCTATACACTGATGATGTCGTTTCCGAAATGAGAGATGCAGGTATGATTCCTTTATGGGAAGTAATACCAACATTACCACCAGTACCATAG